One window of the Sulfitobacter alexandrii genome contains the following:
- a CDS encoding ABC transporter permease, with protein MPSDPQILPAAPERAESLGRERREKLRAFARNPQGVIGLILVVVFVCSAVFAPLLAPYDPLAMDIPARLSGPTLAHPAGTDQLGRDTLSRILYGGRVALLVAAVGVSASLVLGLLLGMIAGFGPRWLDNLLLLIFDAVRSFPTIIMALGTVALLGPSIQLVLAIIIVTSIPQYARVARTATMSLRGTEFIQAERSLGASLPRILWHHVLPNILGPLMILAAMDVPVVVSVEAGLSFLGLGVLPPTASWGTLLNEGYLVIRDAPWMVVATGIPLILTTLGFTFLGEALRDIFDPRIGRGR; from the coding sequence ATGCCCTCTGATCCTCAGATCCTTCCCGCGGCGCCCGAGCGTGCCGAAAGCCTTGGCCGCGAGCGGCGCGAAAAACTGCGGGCCTTCGCGCGCAACCCACAGGGGGTCATCGGGCTGATCCTCGTGGTGGTTTTCGTCTGCAGCGCCGTCTTCGCGCCGCTTCTTGCGCCTTACGATCCGCTTGCCATGGACATCCCCGCGCGCCTTTCCGGCCCCACCTTGGCGCATCCCGCCGGCACCGACCAGCTGGGCCGCGACACGCTTTCGCGCATCCTCTACGGCGGGCGCGTGGCGCTGCTGGTGGCGGCGGTGGGGGTCTCGGCCTCGCTCGTCCTGGGCCTGCTGCTGGGCATGATCGCGGGCTTCGGGCCGCGCTGGCTGGACAACCTGCTGCTGCTGATCTTCGACGCGGTGCGGTCCTTTCCGACGATCATCATGGCGCTGGGCACCGTTGCCTTGCTGGGCCCCAGCATCCAGCTCGTGCTGGCCATCATCATCGTCACCTCGATCCCGCAATACGCCCGCGTCGCGCGCACGGCGACCATGTCCCTGCGCGGGACCGAGTTCATCCAGGCCGAACGCTCGCTCGGTGCCTCCCTGCCCCGCATCCTGTGGCACCACGTCCTGCCGAACATCCTCGGCCCGCTGATGATCCTCGCGGCGATGGACGTGCCGGTCGTCGTCTCGGTCGAGGCGGGGCTGAGCTTTCTCGGCCTCGGGGTGCTGCCGCCCACGGCAAGCTGGGGCACGCTGCTGAACGAAGGTTACCTCGTCATCCGCGACGCGCCCTGGATGGTGGTGGCGACGGGTATCCCGCTGATCCTGACGACGCTTGGCTTCACCTTCCTCGGCGAGGCGCTGCGCGATATCTTCGATCCGCGGATCGGGCGGGGCCGGTAA